GGGAAGTCTGAAGAGAGTTACTGCTGTTCCTCTAGACTCCAAAAGGAGATGTCCTAACATGGTCAGTTGGAGTCTGCCCTAGGCAGAACTCCCCTCATATAATCTTTCTGATTGTATCACATGCCTTGGCGTAAACCTTAGGGAAATCAACATGGACTTCCAAAGAAGGGACTCTCCGGCAGCAGGTCTCTGCCAGGCCGGGGCACCTGCCCAGGTCAGACGTCATGGGTCAGTGTGACACCTGCACACGTCAGCCTTCAGCCCTCATCAGCAGGACTGTGACAGACAGCTGCTGGCTAGGGATGCTCTGTGGCCCCCAAGCAGCTTCCCCGGGAGTTCCTGGGCCCTTGCTGTTGGGCCCAGGGAGTCTGCAAGATACAGGCCTTAGCCAGGACAAGTCTTAAACCTTACTCGTCCCATGACAATTTTTGTATAGAGCACCGTCTGTAGTGTTGTGGGCCCTGGGAAACCAACTTTCATGAGCATTCATCCAGGCCTATCCCCCCAAAGGTAGGGACATCCCAACATTAACATCATAGCAAGTTTGAGAAACCACCCCTGCGGGCTTGCGTTTAATGGGACGGGCACAGCCTTCGAGGCTACTCGTTCCCAGCTACCTCTAGCTTTCCAGGGTACTGGATGACTTCTCTCGGGGGGGCATGTCTTCAAGCATCAGATTCAGCACGTTTGCAATCTCATAGTAGAGTTCCTGAAGCCTAGAGAGCAGAGCAGGAGAGGGAAACCTGAGGATAAAGCCGGCTCCGTACCGCCCCTCCACACCAGCACGATGAAGTCACCCTGCCCACAGGTGCACGTGGGACGGAAGAGAACACACTTCAGATAGATTGGAATCCCACATCTGTCACTCCGCTGAGGGCCCCTGGCACGTTAAAACGTCAACTCTTCTTGGACCCAACATGGACATTCCCCGGCCTCCTCCTTTTTGGTTACCCCAGTCTCTGAGGCTTCCAGGTGGATTTCATCTGGAAGTCAGACTTACGATGTCTGTTCCTGCTCAGACATCTACAGTAGCTCCCTACCTGTCCACAGGTCTTCTGTCGCCAGTCAAAACCCCAACTGGCTGACTCTGAGACTAAGTCCCGGATCAGATATCTCTGTCATTTAACTGGCCCAGTGGTGCCTTGGGTAACAGGTAGGAAAGGGGCAGATACTCGTTCAAAGTCACATGGGAAGACAGTAACAGAGCTAAGCCAGCAGCACCTGCATTTGACTCACTACCCCATCCCCGCTCCCCGTCACCACCATATATACACCCCCTGCTCCCTGGAAAGGGGTTAGCAAGCAGAGAGGCCTGAAGGGATAAAGCAATGCTTACAACTGGACACAAATGAACTCGGGCCAGGAGGGTCAGCAGAGCAGAGTCCCTTCTACCGCAGACCCATGCGCATGCGCACGCACAGCAGCCCAGCACACATGGGATCCTAGACTCTCAGGAAAAGCCTTAGTATACCCATCTTTCCTGCACCTTGGTCATCAACCCTTCAACTTCCTGGGGTCTATCACGTGCTCTGACCTTGAAGAAGCCACGAGGACCAGTAACTCACTTGCTGACAATAACGTCCTGGTTGTCCAGGGTATCCAAGTAGATATCGATGAAGGAGAGGCTAGTGCAGAATTCATCCAAAACCATGGGGTCTGTGTGCCGCAGGGTCCTCTTGAAACCTTCTACCATCTCAACAAAGCTCTTGCCACCTACTTTCTAGAGGTGGAAATAAGAAGACACCAGTGGGCAAGGGCAACCAAGGGACACGGAGACCTGAGAACCGTCAGGGATTCCCAAGGGTCACAAGTTCATCCTGACCACTGAGTCCGGACCGAGCAAGGATGATAGTATCTCATGGGCCCCTATCCCTGCTGTGAGACCAAAGGAACAAGAGAATGTCTATGGGTGACTCTGGGTGACCTCCGACCCCCTCCAACTCTGAACAAACCTTGGGCATAGCTAGACTGGAAGGCATCTCTGATTCCAAGGGGAGATGCTCTGACAGACAAGAGACAAGAACATGAGACAGGAAGGGAGACTGCTGCCCACATGGTGGGACTTCCGGCCCACTGAGTGTATTCTTGTCCTGATTTTAGGAGTGTGGTGATATATGAACGAATGATTCCCTGACGGAGAATCCTCATCCACACAGCAGCTTGGAGTTGAGCTGCCTGGTACCAGGCGAGCCCTCAGTGAGAAGCTGCAGCACAGGTGGTCCCTCCCAAAGGATCCCACAGTGGAGAACCAGCCACTAAGTACAGACCTTTAGAAACTTGGTGCTCACACATGCAAATTATTCAGAGAACTACAGATGCAGAAAGGGAAGCTTGACTCTAGAGGTTACCGGGAAAGGCCTGCCTTACCTAAAGCCAGGCACGCCTGAGCCTACCTGAACTCTATTTGAGTTCAAAGCCCTTCCTCGTGGCCATCGCATTAGCCCTAACTTCCCTCTGTCTGTCGAGTGTGTCATCCTTCCAGTGGGGTCACCTGCCTGTGTGTTCATCAGCCTGTTGACCTCATCTTGCTGTCGTCTCAGAATCATTTGCTTCTCCTCCATAAGTGCCAAGTTCCTCTCCAATGTCATCTCCCGCTCGAACTTTTTGATGGAGTCCTAATACAGCAGAATATACCAGTCAAGATGGTGTCCCCCACACCCCTTCCACTTCAAGCCCTTCTCCTTTCCTAGCTTGCCCTGATGCTCAGGCCTCAGCAGAAAggcccaccacccaccagggcCAGCCCCCAACTCAAGCTGCCACCCTACAATGGTTTCTTAAGCTCCACTGACCTGGTGCCCCTCCATCACGAGGTGTGAACTTGTAGAGTTGGGTACAAGTGAGAGGGGGCCGTTTGGTTACCTCTACACCACTTCACAAGACCCAATTCCAGCTTGTCCAAGAAATCTGGCCCATACCTGTACCTGCCACACCTAACCCGAGCCATGGGTACGCACATGCGCACGTATGCACATGCCAGCACACGCTGCACCCCCTCACCTCTGTGTGCATGATCATCACGCCGACAAACATGTTGAGGAAGATGAAGGAGGCAAGCAGGATGAAGAGGATGGTAAATGCCCGGCTCACAGTAAACTTCCGCTTGTCCAGTTCCTCCTGTAGGTTTGTCCAGCCATCAACCTGGTCAGGCAGGGCAGAAGACGCTGAGCACCAAGGCCCGGAACAGTGGGTTTTCACATCACCTATGCCAGGATAGCACTGACTCCACTGAGGCCAACTTAGCCTCCACTGAAGTCCTTCAACACCTCCTCACCCACTGGCTAGCCTCTCTACACAGAGGCTCAGAAATGGAGGTGTCATTCGGTGGGAGCCAGTGTCCCTATGGGAGTCTCTTCTCCCAGGGCTCCCATTTTCTCCTAAAAGGCACGGCCTATTTCCAggtcattttggaaaaaaatacatCTCTTTATAGTAATTCAAAAGTCTGGACCTTGTGACTTGGGCTTTGCTTATCCTGGGTGGATTTGTGACagcttagtttttttgtttttttggggtttttttggttttttttttttttttttttttttttggtttttaaaaagctGTGTGCTGTGGACTTTATTTATAACTTAAGGTTAATCCAAATTAAGTATCATTTGAGaaggttttcaagttttattaCCCTGTGCAACACATGGAATAACTTATAAAATCACGGAATTATAGACAGAAATAGAACCCACTGGCTTCTGACCGGTCCTAGCAATGCCAAGACCCAGCTCTCCTGTACCCAAGGAACAAGCACCTGAGTGTGGAGAAGATTCCAGAGAGGCCCATCCCGTACACACACTCGCCCTTCCCCGACAGTCCCTTCTTCAGATTCCACCCCTACCAGGCTTCCCAAGCACAGTACCGTGGCCAAACTGAAGAGAGTGAAGAACGCTGCAGCCAGGTTCCCCCAGTTAGTCAGGTCGCCTCTATCCGCATTGCCAAACAGGCAGAACCCCAGGATCGCAAACACAAACATGAGGAGGAAGAGCAGCGTCAGCACAGAGGCCACAGTGTAGACGGTCTCCCCCACAGCAATGATGAGCGTCTGCAGGGCAGGGAGACCATGGCTGGGTGACAGCTCACTGTTAACCCACTCCAGAACACACATATCCTCCCCAGCTCACACCTATCCTCAAGACCTTGAGCACACAGTAGATGTAAGGTAAGTatcagatgaatgaatgaatgaatgaatgaatgaatgagtgaattatCAGAATCGGTCCCAGACTAAGGACTGTCCCAGTCTCACAGTGGCATCCATCTTGTGTCACGGGCAGACTGTGTCAGGTCTGGGTCACCTCTCCCTCAGCCCCACTGACCTCTCTGCTTGAATCCAGTCTGACTCTGTGGTCATCCCTGGATATTGCATTTGTGTACCTCAGCTAAGAGTTCATCTTAAACGTTCATTCCCCCCAAGTCTAAGAGGAATAGGGATACCATCATGTACCTGAGGGTAGGGAGATCCAAGAGGAAATGGCTCCCCACTTTTTCTGGGCCTCACCTCATAGGCAGCTCCCAATCTTATAACTTGTATCTCTCTCTCCTGTAAAACAGGTCCTCCCTTCCCTTGTCCATCCCTGGAGGGCCATATGCATTTATTGTTCAGTTACCATGTCTTGAGATGGTCGCTGAGTAAGTTCTTTATGAACATTGAGCTACTAAGAATGCTTTCAtagactgtggtggtttaaattaAAACGGCCTAGTCAGGCATTGTGGTGCAtggctttaatgccagcactctggaggcagaggcaggtggatctctgagagttcaaggccagcctgagaaaccctgtctcaggggagggggaggaagtcaCCAGGGAGAGgaactctttgaaaggattagaaggattaggaggtgtggccttgccgGAGAAGTAtctcactgggggtgggctttgaggtttcaaatgttcAAACCAGGCACAGTCTCTCTTTCTGcctacagatcaggatgtagctctcaatcacttctccagcaccatgcattCCGTGCTGTTGCCATGATCTCCACCATGAGGACAacagactaaccctctgaaactgtaagcaaaaccCCCAGTTCAATGTCTTCtttttcataagagttgccttggtcatggtgcctcatCATAACAACAGAACACTAAGACAGAAGTGTTGGTGCCAGAAgcgtggtgcactcctttaaccccagcactcagaagacaaaggcaggtggatgtctgagttcgaggctaacctggtctacacagcaaattctgggacagccagggttacacatagaaatcttgtctcaggaaaaaaaaaaagagagacaaaagtTGATACTGGGGACTGGGGTACTGTTGTGACAGGCCTGACCTTATCATACTGGCTTATGGGGcaatatggaagactttggggCACTGGACTGGAAAAATGGCTGGACACTTTAAATGGGGCTTTTGGGCAATCCTATTAGGATCATGGAAGACAGTGTTGAGAGCAATTCAAACTATAGAGACCCAGCTCAAGAAATTCCAGAGGGAAAGAATTTTAATTAGTGGTCTACGGCCCACCCTTCGGATATTTCAGCAAAGAATGTGGCTTCTTTTTGCCTTTGTCCTAATATTCCGAttgaggctaaattaaaaaggGAGGGTAAAGAAGTggaaggtgggggttggggatttggctcagtggtagagtgcttgcctagcaagcacaaggccctgggttcggtccccagctccggaaaaaaaaagaaaaaaaaaagaaaagaaaaaagaaaaaaaaaaaagaagaaatatggttGGATGAACGGCATTGGCCGGAGATTTCAAGATGGCCTACTATTGAGTGTGTCACATGGCTGCTAGTGACCACCCTCATGAGGATCCATAATGAGAAGCagcaggtgggggagggggataccAAACACACAGTTTGAAGAAACAAATAAGGAGCACCAAGAAGTGTTGTGGAGTCTAGCACTTGGGGAGATAGAAAATTTAAAGGAAAGGTTGGTGCTAAATGGCgtaaagggagtggtgacctaaGGGCAAGACCTTGACTAGCTAAGCCTCTAACCTGTGAAAGGAAACGCTTcagcagtgaaggaaaccattgaAAACAGGAAGCTgggggctgaagggatggctcagtggttaagagcactggctgctctcccagaagtcctgagttcaaatcccagcaaccacatggtggctcacaaccatctataatgagatctgatgccctcttctggtgtgtctgaagatagctatggtgtacttacatacacaaataaataaataaatcttaaaaaaaaaaagagccctttGACATCACACATGGAGATGAAGAGTTTTGAGTTTGCCCAGTTGTCTTTTAGTCTCTCTTTGGCCCAGTGCTTCCTCACCCcgctcccttccctccccttcggAATGGTGATTATATGCTGTCCTTGTATGTTGGAAGCACGCGATCTAccctttcattttgattttactgaGAGTCTAGAGTTTGCCAGGGGTCTcggaagagaccttgaacttcagACTTTTAAACAATGTTGAGACTGAGATAGACTAtcaggacttttgaagttggaccgAGTTCATTTTTGCATTATAATACAGCTAATAAGCCTATGggaaccaggaagtgaaatgcAGCTGCTGGACTAAGAAAGGACCCCATAAGTTCATATGCTTAGTCACCGGGGAGAGAaactctttgaaaggattagaaggattaggaggtgtggctttgttggagagtGTAAAGTCCATGTCAGGAACTCCCTCTTTTTGCCTGTAGTCTGAAGGAACCTCTGAGCTACTTCTCTAGGGCCATGCCTGCTATACCTGtcgccatgctcctgccttgatcatggactgaccctctgaaactgtaagtcacccaccaattaaatactttcttttagaaGTAtcacttggtcatggtgtctcttcacatcaatagaaCAATGGCTGAGACACAATTTCAAGCAGTAGGCTAGTATCAGTAGGGAGGGTCACAAGCTTAGAGAACCAGTTTGTTCTGGTCACAGTACAATATAATGACAGAGTGAGGAGTGATGGATACACTCTTGCCACCACCTCCAACCACCAGTGTCCCTGAGCACAGTGACCCTTAAGACCAGCTTAGCACTAGGAAGGCATCTTGGAGCTGAACACAGAAGGGTGAGGGTTGGACCATGGGGGTATTCAAGGCAGTAGAAAGATCAACTCAGAGAAATATGCTGCTCTAAACTCCCCCTGGGGAATAAGACTAGTGCTTTTGGATTCGTTCTTTCAGAACTGGGGGTTTCATAATTACCTGTCTGCTTGCTAGGCAGGTAATTTTTAGACTATTATGAGCTACCTCCCATGGGCTCATGGCCTTGCCTTGATAACTGGCCAGCTGTCTTTTTTCGAAGTGGCTGGATCCTAAGATCTCACAAACCCCTATCCCTTCCCTCCAGGAGGCACTGTAGCACCTGGCTCAAGCCTGCGAACAAGGTGTTTGAAGCGAAAGCTCGCTGAGACTTGATGTGCCTTTGGAGAATTTCCTCCGGTCCTGAGGATTTCTGTTCTGCTTTCTCAGCTGGGTGGGACCCCCATCGTAAGAACCCAGTCAAAGGCTGGAAGTAGCAGGAATAGAGAGCCATAGACACGTCCATAGCTACTTATCATGCAACAAGCTTTAAGAGGGGAGGGCCAAAGATGACACTCGAGGTGACTTGGCAACTGAATGGGATTGGGGAGATGCACACCTCAACCGGCAAAcaaaaggctggagagagaacTGGGGTCTGGAGATGTAAGTGCAAGCTAAAAGATCGCCCAGAGAGGAGACAGCAAGAGAACAGCAAATGCAATCCCAACAAAACCAAGCAATGGCCTGCCCAAGAAAATCCACATTGAGAAGGCAGCAGCCGGTAGAAACTGAGGCAATGATCACAatacaacacacatggtatgcactcactgataagtggagatcggcccaaaagctcggattacccaagatgcaatccacagaccacatgacactcaagaagaaggaagaccaacgtgcagatgcttcactccttcttagaaggggaacaaaaatattcataggaggggataaagacccaaggtttggagcagaggctgaaggaatggccattcagagcctgccccacctggggatccagtccatatacatatagTCAGCAAATCCAgccactattggggatgccaagaagtgcatgctgacaggagcccgatatagctgtctcctgagaggctctgccagagcatgacaaatacagaggcagactctcgcagccaaccattgaactgagaacgaggtccccattggaggagtcagagaaagaactgaaggagctgaaggaggtagtaaccccctaagaacaacaataccaaccaaccagagctcccagggctaaaccactacccaaagagtacacatggacagacccatggctccagctgcatatgtagcagaggatggccttgttgggcaccaatgggaggagaagcctttggtcctgacaaggctcagtgccccagtgtaggggaaagtcagggtggggaggtgggaagaggtaggtggatgggtgggggagcacccttatagaagaggcagaggggatgggataggagggttATGgatggggaaaccaggaaaggggataacatttgaaatgtaaaaaatttttaaaaagacacaaatgTGAGACCTAAACCCTAGACATATTAGaaggaaagcaaaagaaagaaaaggagaaagaaactgaggcaaaCCACCACAAATGGGTAAGGAGAGACAGCCAGCAACCTCGGAGAGGCTAGTCATTTGAGAGAAGGGGGTCAGGGGACaaaagcaagccatggggagaaaCAAGGAAATAGGGACAGGAAATACAGatactggcctggaactggacAGGAGTGAGgcctgggcacacacacacatacatacagaggcaTGTGATTACACGGATGTAAGAAATGGGTGTCTGCAGGTGTACGCCGGGGAGAGAGTTCACATTTAGGACCCAAGCACACCCTGCCTTCTCTGAAATGTTCTGAAGAATGTGCCATGATCGTCCATCAGGAAGGTGGTGGGAATGGCACCTTCCGACTTTGCCcgtttaaaaacaaaatggcagccatTGGTCAAAGCCACGCAAACACTGGCaaatcccggcccacagctcacaGCAGTCAGCACCGTAAGAAAGACAGCTTCTGCGCCCATGGATGGAAGGAAAGGCTCAGATAGGCTCATACAGCATTCAGATCTCAGCCCTGGCGTTTTATCAGAGTTTTGGAGTGTTTgaggtggtttttttttggggggggggtggtaattTGGTTTTTGCctgtatataatgtgtgtgcaCTAGGAATTTGTCTGGTGTCCGTGGAGATCGAAAGAgagccctagaactggagttccagaagGTTGCGAGATGccctgtgagttctgggaactgaacttgggtcccctggaaaAGCGTctgcgctcttaactgctgcgccatctctctagaccccagCCTTGGCATCTAGTCGTACTCACCCTGATGCCCCTGCTGTAGGAGATAAGCTTCAGGACCCGTAGAGACTGGATGCCGTCAGCAAAGTGGAGGTATTCAAAATGATTTCCCTTGATTTTGCGCAGAAAGTACGGTATTGTAATGATAACCAGAATGACCACATCCAGTATGTTATAGCCATCCTTCCAATATGTAATGGGGTCCACGTAGACCTTCATGAGGAACTCACAGGCATAGatggaaacaaagaaaagctCTGAGATCTGCAGGGGTCACAGGGGTCACAGGGGTCACAGGGGCTAGAGATCAAAACAAACGCAGAGCCCCATATCCAGCCCTCTCCTTGCCAAGACCACCCAATCAGATGTGGAGAATCCCGGAACCCCTGGCTCGCCTAAGGAGAACACCCAATCAGATGTACAGAAACCCGGAACCCCCGGTTCTCCTAAGGAACCTGGttcttttccctttctgagtcttccttgcccatggctCTAAGCCCAGAACTAGGTTTCCCCTACGTGCAAGGCCTTGTAGCTGACCATCTGACTATAAATAGCTATATATACAGGTCCTGGTCACTATTCAACCTAACAGGCCACCTAACATAAATATTCCCTGAGAGTCTCAAGACCTTTCTGGCCATCCTGAATGGGGTGAAATACATAAATATCACTTTTAGGGTGAAATATACAAATATCTAGTTACATTTTATCCATTGCCTATGTCAGAAATAAAGATCAGTCAAGTCAAGTCAGCTGCTTTTGAACTAGTCACCCATTTTCTgcttaaaaaaacaagaaaacagcaaacaaacaaacaaacaaacaaaaacttttatACTGTTTGAACCGATCTCCTTCGAAAGCTTCTCCCTCGCCCACAGCTCCAATGGCTTTCTTCTTGCTGGCAGGTCTTTTTAGAAGCATCTAAAAACTTTTCTCTACATCAAAATTCATCCGGTCATCGTTACAGTCCTCTAAAACTCACTCACTCAGAACTGAAAAGCCCAGACAACCATGTGCCAAGCAAGCCGGGTTTTAGGTAGGGAAAGGAAAGTGAGTAGAGTGGATCCCCACTGTTGGGGAATTTTGAGCAGAGGAGCCATAGGGTCTCCATCCCTGTACGGAGACTTACGAAGAGGGAGTCGGGGAGGTGACAGTCAACCAGGCAAGGGGTGTGAGAAGTCTTCTGCATGGAGGGTGGGTTTGCCATTGACAGGAGAAGAGAGTGAGCCAAGGAGCCGGGAGCTTCAAACACAGCAACTAGGTAAACGCAGCAAAAGAGTGCATTTTTGGGAAAGCGCGAGTTGGCAATAGTTATTATCCTCTCCAGCTGTTTGCGTTGTCTCTTAATGGTCTGAGAGTTCGTACCCAAGTTCACGACCCCAGCTGTATTCAGTTTCCCTGCTTGGGGCTCATCCTTTGAGCTTAAAGGATGAACTAGCtgcactgtgggtggggccagatGCCCATGTATCTCGTAACCAAGAGCTTTCTGTGTCCAGCATTAGACAAGGGAATGTAAAACTTTCCGTCCAGATTAGCCTAGTTTTCAGCGGTTGGGGGCATCTAATTCAAACTTCTAATGTCATACTTTCTGGTCGGCAAGGTTGGGCAATGGATGttccaagttttgtttttttggttttttggggttttttttttctttttttctttttttttttttactttgttaccGAGCGTCCGTTGTGTAAATTCTTCCCTAAAGAATTGTTTTCAAATGTACTGGCATTGAGTCATCAGATTCCGCCTTTTAAGTTTTTCCCTTTTACAATTCCTTTTTATCCCGATTTTACTGATTTAGCCTATGCGCACGTGTGTACAAGGCCACTGACAGGTGCCTCGGTGTTACgtgaggaggtcagagaacaacttgcaagggtcagctctctccttccaccatgcgggTTTCCCGGGATCAACCTCAGGTCATAAGACTTAGCAGCTGGTGCCTGTAGCCATTGAGCCATCCTGCCTGCCAAATTATCAGATTTTGAAATACCTACCATATCTATGCTCTCccttggttttttggggttttttgttttgttttgttttttagtgtcTCACAAAGAAAAGTCATTTTAACTATGTTTTAATAGTCCAGCTCTGGGCTTTGTTGTTCTTTCCTGGTTCTTATAGttgagtctgttttcttttttttttttttttttttttttggttcttttttttttttttcggagctggggaccgaacccagggccttgcgcttcctaggcaagcgctctaccactgagctaaatccccaaccccgagtctgttttctatttcactaatttctgcttttagttttCCCGTTTCCTCCTGGTTTTGGTTTCGTTTTATTCCATCACTCTTCCTCGGCCATTGCAGctcattactttctttcttcccttcctc
This genomic interval from Rattus norvegicus strain BN/NHsdMcwi chromosome 17, GRCr8, whole genome shotgun sequence contains the following:
- the Catsper3 gene encoding cation channel sperm-associated protein 3 isoform 2 (isoform 2 is encoded by transcript variant 2), giving the protein MSQYFHHNPVRVKSSSLFGTASVALHAKLSQYKRRDKQCQAFFRKVTKSTLFQILMITTVTANSFLLVLGTNYDIHFRMFRVFEISELFFVSIYACEFLMKVYVDPITYWKDGYNILDVVILVIITIPYFLRKIKGNHFEYLHFADGIQSLRVLKLISYSRGIRTLIIAVGETVYTVASVLTLLFLLMFVFAILGFCLFGNADRGDLTNWGNLAAAFFTLFSLATVDGWTNLQEELDKRKFTVSRAFTILFILLASFIFLNMFVGVMIMHTEDSIKKFEREMTLERNLALMEEKQMILRRQQDEVNRLMNTQKVGGKSFVEMVEGFKRTLRHTDPMVLDEFCTSLSFIDIYLDTLDNQDVIVSKLQELYYEIANVLNLMLEDMPPREKSSSTLES
- the Catsper3 gene encoding cation channel sperm-associated protein 3 isoform X1, which encodes MITTVTANSFLLVLGTNYDIHFRMFRVFEISELFFVSIYACEFLMKVYVDPITYWKDGYNILDVVILVIITIPYFLRKIKGNHFEYLHFADGIQSLRVLKLISYSRGIRTLIIAVGETVYTVASVLTLLFLLMFVFAILGFCLFGNADRGDLTNWGNLAAAFFTLFSLATVDGWTNLQEELDKRKFTVSRAFTILFILLASFIFLNMFVGVMIMHTEDSIKKFEREMTLERNLALMEEKQMILRRQQDEVNRLMNTQKVGGKSFVEMVEGFKRTLRHTDPMVLDEFCTSLSFIDIYLDTLDNQDVIVSKLQELYYEIANVLNLMLEDMPPREKSSSTLES
- the Catsper3 gene encoding cation channel sperm-associated protein 3 isoform X3 encodes the protein MKVYVDPITYWKDGYNILDVVILVIITIPYFLRKIKGNHFEYLHFADGIQSLRVLKLISYSRGIRTLIIAVGETVYTVASVLTLLFLLMFVFAILGFCLFGNADRGDLTNWGNLAAAFFTLFSLATVDGWTNLQEELDKRKFTVSRAFTILFILLASFIFLNMFVGVMIMHTEDSIKKFEREMTLERNLALMEEKQMILRRQQDEVNRLMNTQKVGGKSFVEMVEGFKRTLRHTDPMVLDEFCTSLSFIDIYLDTLDNQDVIVSKLQELYYEIANVLNLMLEDMPPREKSSSTLES
- the Catsper3 gene encoding cation channel sperm-associated protein 3 isoform X4, giving the protein MSQYFHHNPVRVKSSSLFGTASVALHAKLSQYKRRDKQCQAFFRKVTKSTLFQILMITTVTANSFLLVLGTNYDIHFRMFRVFEVDGWTNLQEELDKRKFTVSRAFTILFILLASFIFLNMFVGVMIMHTEDSIKKFEREMTLERNLALMEEKQMILRRQQDEVNRLMNTQKVGGKSFVEMVEGFKRTLRHTDPMVLDEFCTSLSFIDIYLDTLDNQDVIVSKLQELYYEIANVLNLMLEDMPPREKSSSTLES
- the Catsper3 gene encoding cation channel sperm-associated protein 3 isoform X2; this encodes MSQYFHHNPVRVKSSSLFGTASVALHAKLSQYKRRDKQCQAFFRKVTKSTLFQILMITTVTANSFLLVLGTNYDIHFRMFRVFETLIIAVGETVYTVASVLTLLFLLMFVFAILGFCLFGNADRGDLTNWGNLAAAFFTLFSLATVDGWTNLQEELDKRKFTVSRAFTILFILLASFIFLNMFVGVMIMHTEDSIKKFEREMTLERNLALMEEKQMILRRQQDEVNRLMNTQKVGGKSFVEMVEGFKRTLRHTDPMVLDEFCTSLSFIDIYLDTLDNQDVIVSKLQELYYEIANVLNLMLEDMPPREKSSSTLES
- the Catsper3 gene encoding cation channel sperm-associated protein 3 isoform 1 (isoform 1 is encoded by transcript variant 1), whose product is MSQYFHHNPVRVKSSSLFGTASVALHAKLSQYKRRDKQCQAFFRKVTKSTLFQILMITTVTANSFLLVLGTNYDIHFRMFRVFEFLMKVYVDPITYWKDGYNILDVVILVIITIPYFLRKIKGNHFEYLHFADGIQSLRVLKLISYSRGIRTLIIAVGETVYTVASVLTLLFLLMFVFAILGFCLFGNADRGDLTNWGNLAAAFFTLFSLATVDGWTNLQEELDKRKFTVSRAFTILFILLASFIFLNMFVGVMIMHTEDSIKKFEREMTLERNLALMEEKQMILRRQQDEVNRLMNTQKVGGKSFVEMVEGFKRTLRHTDPMVLDEFCTSLSFIDIYLDTLDNQDVIVSKLQELYYEIANVLNLMLEDMPPREKSSSTLES